The following proteins are encoded in a genomic region of Micromonospora olivasterospora:
- a CDS encoding serine/threonine-protein kinase: MGGGVGKDTQLLGERYRLIEQLGAGGMSVVWRGYDEVLGRQVAVKVLASRLASDKAFRHRIRIEAQAAARLCHPNITNVYDYGESEQGGLTVPYVVMELLDGGSLSARLGRGGTLPWREAVTIGAEVASALATAHARGVVHRDVTPGNVMLTSTGVKVVDFGISALAGESEKGPDGALLGTPAYLAPERLDNGQVSPATDVYAVGLLLYRMLVGRLPWQASTTTQMLRAHMYNDPEPMPEVPGLPGEIAGLVRRCLAKRPEDRPVTAEVARTLAEAAGILAIMPVSPAPGPHTLDPAVLANAGTTILPWSSDTDALPFSGRTRGRRVTRRRTVEAGMAAAGLVAVTAAMWGVTSRSPASGGVERPVEARIGLPEPAPCAVDYALRRDSGKDFTAELTLTNTGDRELRDWTMSFTFPGRQTVTKADPAVRQQGRTVEVRPAAQPGALAPGASQKVALTGTYTGANPLPVEFRLGGATCGVQVSGVAGSMPTTAPPPAKAPPAPAPKKTTTVKAGGSAGKGGSNGEAKSGKSGKSGKGKGSGGGDKGKAQ; the protein is encoded by the coding sequence ATGGGCGGTGGGGTGGGTAAGGACACGCAACTGCTCGGTGAGCGGTACCGGCTTATCGAGCAGCTGGGCGCGGGCGGCATGTCCGTCGTGTGGCGGGGGTACGACGAGGTGCTCGGCCGGCAGGTGGCGGTGAAGGTGCTCGCCTCCCGGCTGGCCAGCGACAAGGCGTTCCGGCACCGGATCCGGATCGAGGCGCAGGCCGCGGCGCGGCTGTGCCACCCCAACATCACCAACGTGTACGACTACGGCGAGTCCGAGCAGGGCGGGCTGACCGTGCCGTACGTCGTCATGGAGCTGCTCGACGGCGGCTCGCTGAGCGCCCGGCTGGGCAGGGGCGGGACGCTGCCGTGGCGGGAGGCGGTGACGATCGGCGCCGAGGTGGCCTCGGCGCTGGCCACCGCGCACGCCCGGGGCGTCGTGCACCGGGACGTGACCCCGGGCAACGTCATGCTCACGTCGACCGGCGTGAAGGTGGTCGACTTCGGCATCTCGGCGCTGGCGGGGGAGAGCGAGAAGGGCCCGGACGGGGCGCTGCTCGGCACGCCCGCGTACCTGGCCCCCGAGCGGCTGGACAACGGCCAGGTCAGCCCCGCCACCGACGTGTACGCCGTCGGCCTGCTGCTGTACCGGATGCTCGTCGGGCGGCTGCCCTGGCAGGCCAGCACCACCACCCAGATGCTCCGCGCGCACATGTACAACGACCCCGAGCCGATGCCCGAGGTGCCGGGGCTCCCCGGCGAGATCGCCGGGTTGGTCCGCCGCTGCCTGGCCAAGCGGCCCGAGGACCGCCCCGTCACCGCCGAGGTGGCCCGTACCCTCGCCGAGGCCGCCGGGATACTCGCGATCATGCCGGTGTCGCCGGCCCCGGGCCCGCACACGCTCGATCCGGCCGTCCTGGCCAACGCCGGCACCACGATCCTGCCCTGGTCGTCGGACACCGACGCGCTGCCGTTCTCCGGCCGTACCCGGGGCCGGCGGGTGACCCGGCGACGCACCGTCGAGGCGGGCATGGCGGCGGCCGGCCTGGTCGCGGTGACTGCGGCGATGTGGGGCGTGACCTCCCGCAGCCCGGCCAGCGGCGGGGTGGAGCGGCCCGTCGAGGCCCGGATCGGGCTGCCGGAACCGGCCCCGTGCGCGGTGGACTACGCGCTGCGCAGGGACTCCGGCAAGGACTTCACCGCCGAGCTGACCCTGACCAACACCGGCGACCGGGAGCTGCGCGACTGGACGATGAGCTTCACCTTCCCCGGCCGGCAGACCGTCACGAAGGCCGACCCGGCGGTACGCCAGCAGGGCCGCACCGTCGAGGTGCGACCGGCCGCCCAGCCGGGCGCGCTGGCGCCCGGCGCGTCCCAGAAGGTCGCGCTGACCGGCACGTACACGGGCGCGAACCCGCTGCCGGTGGAGTTCCGCCTCGGCGGCGCCACCTGCGGGGTGCAGGTCTCCGGGGTGGCCGGCTCGATGCCGACGACCGCTCCGCCGCCCGCCAAGGCCCCGCCGGCACCCGCCCCGAAGAAGACCACCACCGTGAAGGCCGGCGGCTCCGCCGGCAAGGGCGGGTCGAACGGCGAGGCCAAGTCAGGCAAGTCGGGCAAGTCCGGGAAGGGTAAGGGATCCGGTGGCGGTGACAAGGGAAAAGCACAGTGA
- a CDS encoding fused MFS/spermidine synthase, whose protein sequence is MSSSSPDIATESPRPAPPPVRALPNGLAAFLVFLSSGAVLVLETVSLRLVGPYVGVTLQVTSSVIGIALAAIAYGAWTGGWLADRRDPRTLIAPVLVLAGIATAVTLPVVRYAGEVLRGGAASAVLLLTALAVFVPAALLAAVTPLVVKLQLADLRRTGQVVGRLSGIGTLGGITATLLTGFVLVAALPSSAIVLAVAALLVVTGVALGAYLPRRGRPGPARTRAALAVLGMAGTGLAILAPNPCDVETAYHCARVEADPDRPSGRRLLLNSAQHSYVDLADPTHLEYAYTQWIGAAADVAAPAGRRLDAVHLGGGGFTMPRYLTATRPGTDNLVFEIDGGLVELDRRELGVRTGPELRAVVGDARVLLGEEATDSRDLVVGDAFGHLVVPWHLATREMAAEINRVLRPGGTYVQNVIDYPPGRFVRSELATVAAAFRHVALVAPPAAIAGERGANFLVVASDAPLPLEALGQRVVALPEPAALLSGDALAAFVGDALVLTDDYAPVDQLLATA, encoded by the coding sequence GTGAGCAGCTCATCGCCCGACATCGCTACCGAGTCGCCGCGGCCCGCGCCGCCGCCCGTCCGCGCGTTGCCCAACGGGCTCGCCGCGTTCCTGGTCTTCCTCTCCAGCGGTGCGGTGCTGGTGCTGGAGACCGTCTCGCTGCGCCTCGTCGGCCCGTACGTCGGGGTCACCCTCCAGGTGACCAGCTCGGTCATCGGCATCGCCCTCGCGGCCATCGCGTACGGGGCGTGGACCGGCGGCTGGCTGGCCGACCGGCGGGACCCGCGTACCCTGATCGCGCCCGTGCTGGTGCTCGCCGGCATCGCCACCGCGGTCACCCTTCCGGTCGTCCGGTACGCCGGCGAGGTGCTGCGTGGCGGGGCGGCCAGCGCCGTGCTGCTGCTCACCGCGCTCGCCGTGTTCGTGCCGGCGGCGCTGCTCGCGGCGGTCACCCCGCTGGTGGTGAAGCTCCAGCTCGCCGACCTGCGCCGCACCGGGCAGGTGGTCGGCCGGCTCTCCGGGATCGGCACCCTCGGCGGCATCACGGCCACCCTGCTGACCGGGTTCGTGCTGGTCGCGGCGCTGCCCAGCAGCGCCATCGTGCTCGCCGTGGCGGCACTGCTCGTCGTCACCGGGGTGGCGCTGGGTGCGTACCTGCCCCGGCGGGGGCGGCCCGGCCCGGCCCGGACCCGGGCCGCCCTCGCCGTGCTCGGCATGGCCGGGACGGGGCTGGCCATCCTCGCCCCGAACCCGTGCGACGTGGAGACGGCGTACCACTGCGCGCGCGTCGAGGCCGACCCCGACCGGCCGAGCGGGCGGAGGCTGCTGCTGAACTCCGCCCAGCACTCGTACGTGGACCTGGCGGACCCGACCCACCTGGAGTACGCGTACACGCAGTGGATCGGCGCGGCGGCCGACGTGGCCGCCCCGGCCGGGCGGCGGCTGGACGCCGTGCACCTGGGCGGCGGCGGCTTCACGATGCCCCGGTACCTGACCGCCACCCGGCCCGGCACCGACAACCTGGTCTTCGAGATCGACGGCGGGCTTGTCGAACTGGACCGCCGGGAGCTGGGCGTGCGCACCGGGCCGGAGCTGCGGGCGGTCGTCGGCGACGCCCGGGTGCTGCTCGGCGAGGAGGCCACCGACAGCCGTGACCTGGTGGTCGGGGACGCCTTCGGGCACCTCGTGGTGCCCTGGCACCTGGCGACGCGGGAGATGGCCGCCGAGATCAACCGGGTGCTCCGCCCCGGCGGGACGTACGTGCAGAACGTCATCGACTACCCGCCCGGCCGGTTCGTCCGCAGCGAGCTGGCCACCGTCGCCGCCGCGTTCCGGCACGTCGCGCTGGTCGCGCCGCCGGCCGCCATCGCGGGCGAGCGGGGGGCCAACTTCCTCGTCGTCGCCTCCGACGCGCCGCTGCCGCTGGAGGCGCTGGGGCAGCGGGTGGTGGCGCTGCCCGAGCCGGCCGCCCTGCTCTCCGGGGACGCGCTGGCCGCCTTCGTCGGGGACGCGCTGGTGCTCACCGACGACTACGCCCCGGTGGACCAGCTGCTCGCCACCGCCTGA
- a CDS encoding glycerophosphodiester phosphodiesterase — protein MRRTLSAFGLAGALLAAAVVAPAVVAPAVSASADPQPGPERSRATDRPLVIAHRGASGYRPEHTLEAYRLAIRMGADYIEPDLVSTKDGQLVARHENEISGTTDVAARPEFAARRATKTIDGVAVTGWFTEDFTLAELKTLRAQERLPQVRVANTAFDGRFEVPTLQEVIDLARAESRNRGRAIGIYPETKHPSYFASIGLPLEEPLVTVLRANRLTHRNDPVIIQSFETANLRKLDKMIDVKLAQLMDASGRPYDFTVAGDPRTYADLASAAGLRWIASYADGVGAHKNLIVPRDAAGKLLAPTTLVRDAHRAGLVVHAWTFRAENQFLPADFRIGADPNARGDVTAEYELFLGLGLDGVFSDHPDTAVAARAGLPAR, from the coding sequence TTGCGACGTACCCTTTCCGCTTTCGGCCTGGCCGGCGCGCTGCTCGCGGCGGCCGTGGTGGCGCCGGCCGTGGTGGCGCCGGCCGTGAGCGCCTCGGCCGACCCGCAGCCCGGCCCCGAGCGGTCCCGGGCCACCGACCGGCCGCTCGTGATCGCCCACCGGGGCGCCAGCGGCTACCGGCCGGAGCACACGCTGGAGGCGTACCGGCTGGCCATCCGGATGGGCGCCGACTACATCGAGCCGGACCTGGTCTCGACGAAGGACGGACAGCTCGTCGCCCGGCACGAGAACGAGATCTCCGGTACGACCGACGTGGCCGCCCGCCCGGAGTTCGCCGCCCGCAGGGCGACGAAGACCATCGACGGGGTGGCGGTGACCGGCTGGTTCACCGAGGACTTCACCCTGGCCGAGCTGAAGACGCTGCGCGCGCAGGAGCGGCTGCCGCAGGTGCGGGTGGCCAACACCGCCTTCGACGGCCGCTTCGAGGTGCCCACCCTCCAGGAGGTCATCGACCTGGCCCGCGCCGAGAGCCGGAACAGGGGCCGGGCCATCGGCATCTACCCGGAGACCAAGCACCCCAGCTACTTCGCCTCGATCGGGCTGCCGCTGGAGGAGCCGCTGGTCACGGTGCTGCGGGCCAACAGGCTGACCCACCGCAACGACCCGGTGATCATCCAGTCCTTCGAGACGGCCAACCTGCGCAAGCTGGACAAGATGATCGACGTCAAGCTCGCCCAGCTGATGGACGCCTCGGGCCGGCCGTACGACTTCACCGTCGCGGGCGACCCCCGCACCTACGCGGACCTGGCCTCGGCCGCCGGCCTGAGGTGGATCGCCTCCTACGCCGACGGGGTGGGCGCGCACAAGAACCTGATCGTCCCCCGGGACGCCGCCGGGAAGCTGCTCGCGCCGACGACCCTGGTCCGGGACGCCCACCGGGCCGGGCTGGTCGTGCACGCCTGGACGTTCCGGGCGGAGAACCAGTTCCTGCCGGCCGACTTCCGCATCGGCGCCGACCCGAACGCCCGCGGCGACGTCACCGCCGAGTACGAGCTGTTCCTGGGCCTCGGCCTCGACGGCGTCTTCTCCGACCACCCGGACACCGCCGTCGCCGCCCGCGCCGGCCTGCCCGCCCGCTGA
- a CDS encoding TrkH family potassium uptake protein has protein sequence MRRFLRHPVRLVPFGFLAAILLGTGLLMLPAATSTHRFTPLSTALFTATSAVSVTGMAINDTPNYWNGFGLVMITVLTQVGGLGILTGAALVGLAVSRRLGLRNRLLVQAETVEFGIGDVGWLLVRIAGTVLACEAVMTAILTGRLWWTYDYPPGRALWYGVFHAVQAFNNGGFALYSDGLRGFARDPWISLPLALGAIVGGLGFPALFEAVRRWRRPGTWQIATKLTVWGTVVLLGAGFVYLLFAEWGNPRTLGTYDVAGTALAAFAQVALSRTGGFDVIGVAQLSQVSYLLLIVLMFIGGGSASTAGGIKVSTFFLLAFVMWAELRGEPDVTVGRRRVAESSQRQALTVALLSVALVATGTLGVVLLTPGVRYYQALFEVTSAFSTTGLTIGLVQQLPEPGVYLMTLLMYIGRVGPLTLGSAIALNTRRRLYRYPKEQPIVG, from the coding sequence GTGCGCCGGTTTCTTCGTCATCCCGTGCGGCTGGTGCCGTTCGGCTTCCTGGCGGCGATCCTGCTCGGCACCGGCCTGCTCATGCTGCCGGCCGCGACGAGCACGCACCGGTTCACCCCGCTGTCCACCGCCCTGTTCACGGCGACGTCGGCGGTCTCGGTGACCGGCATGGCGATCAACGACACCCCGAACTACTGGAACGGCTTCGGGCTGGTGATGATCACCGTGCTCACCCAGGTCGGCGGCCTGGGCATCCTCACCGGCGCCGCCCTGGTCGGCCTGGCGGTGTCCCGCCGGCTGGGCCTGCGCAACCGGCTGCTGGTGCAGGCGGAGACCGTCGAGTTCGGCATCGGCGACGTCGGCTGGCTGCTGGTCCGGATCGCGGGCACCGTACTGGCCTGCGAGGCGGTGATGACGGCGATCCTCACCGGGCGGCTCTGGTGGACGTACGACTACCCGCCCGGGCGCGCGCTCTGGTACGGCGTGTTCCACGCCGTGCAGGCGTTCAACAACGGCGGCTTCGCCCTCTACTCCGACGGGCTGCGCGGCTTCGCGCGGGACCCCTGGATCTCGCTGCCGCTGGCGCTGGGCGCGATCGTCGGCGGCCTGGGCTTCCCGGCGCTGTTCGAGGCGGTACGCCGGTGGCGGCGGCCGGGCACGTGGCAGATCGCCACCAAGCTGACCGTCTGGGGCACCGTGGTACTGCTGGGGGCCGGATTCGTCTACCTGCTGTTCGCCGAGTGGGGCAACCCGCGCACCCTCGGCACGTACGACGTGGCCGGGACAGCGCTGGCCGCGTTCGCCCAGGTCGCGCTGAGCCGGACGGGCGGCTTCGACGTGATCGGCGTGGCGCAACTGAGCCAGGTGAGCTACCTGCTGCTCATCGTGCTGATGTTCATCGGGGGTGGCTCAGCCAGCACGGCCGGCGGGATCAAGGTCTCGACGTTCTTCCTGCTCGCCTTCGTGATGTGGGCCGAGCTGCGCGGCGAGCCGGACGTCACGGTGGGCCGGCGCCGGGTCGCCGAGTCCAGCCAGCGCCAGGCGCTGACCGTGGCGCTGCTCAGCGTGGCGCTGGTCGCCACCGGCACGCTCGGGGTCGTCCTGCTCACCCCCGGAGTGCGCTACTACCAGGCGCTCTTCGAGGTGACCTCGGCGTTCAGCACCACCGGGCTGACGATCGGGCTCGTCCAGCAACTGCCCGAGCCCGGCGTGTACCTGATGACCCTCCTGATGTACATCGGCCGGGTCGGGCCGCTCACCCTCGGGTCGGCGATCGCGTTGAACACCCGGCGACGGCTGTACCGCTACCCGAAGGAGCAACCCATTGTCGGCTAG
- a CDS encoding sensor histidine kinase: MTVQPGRWAVTPQPDNWTLRRRVVRLLAVVSVLLGALVAAEITVAAQNREHTHAVLDRTGPLRDQSQELLNVLVDQETAIRGYALTGDQRELEPYTQGSAREQALYRSMGGLISAYPALVPKLDTVRAQAAQWRATVAEPVIRTTAEDGTGAGRALITDETAKRFEAIRGSLADLQEGILDERDKGAAAIYRTSTLLVVLLIVAALVVVVAGGVLLVSLDRIVVRPLTRLAEQVREVAEGDYQHRITGAGPPELQQLAGDVDAMRQKIAKDLTEVREARESIEWVNGQLQKQAEELTRSNRDLEQFAYVASHDLQEPLRKVASFCQLLQRRYAGRLDERADQYIAFAVDGAQRMQRLINDLLAFSRIGRLTTGFTEVDLNRVMGDVAGQTESARQYADAELTWDELPVIRGEEPLLTNLLANLVSNSVKFRRADVPPRVHVSARLVGDEWEISCRDNGIGIEPEFADKIFVIFQRLHSKDAYPGTGIGLAIAKKIVEYHDGRVWVDTETIEGTTIRFTLPALPEDVEAAEAAARAAEEAADHEPGDGTEPTGDGATGAEPPRQAGPGRRRGPTGPRTATARVT; encoded by the coding sequence GTGACCGTTCAGCCGGGGCGGTGGGCGGTGACGCCGCAGCCCGACAACTGGACGCTGCGCCGCCGGGTCGTGAGGCTGCTGGCCGTCGTCAGCGTGCTGCTCGGCGCCCTGGTGGCGGCCGAGATCACGGTGGCGGCGCAGAACCGGGAGCATACCCACGCAGTGCTGGACCGCACGGGCCCGCTGCGCGATCAGTCGCAGGAACTGCTCAACGTGCTGGTCGACCAGGAGACGGCGATCCGCGGGTACGCGCTGACCGGCGACCAGCGGGAGCTGGAGCCGTACACCCAGGGCAGCGCGCGGGAGCAGGCGCTGTACCGGTCGATGGGCGGCCTGATCAGCGCGTACCCGGCCCTGGTTCCGAAGCTCGACACGGTCAGGGCCCAGGCGGCGCAGTGGCGCGCCACGGTCGCCGAGCCGGTGATCCGGACGACCGCCGAGGACGGCACGGGGGCGGGGCGGGCGCTGATCACCGACGAGACCGCCAAGCGCTTCGAGGCGATCCGCGGGTCGCTGGCCGACCTCCAGGAGGGCATCCTCGACGAGCGGGACAAGGGCGCCGCCGCCATCTACCGCACGAGCACCCTGCTGGTGGTGCTGCTGATCGTGGCGGCGCTGGTGGTGGTGGTCGCCGGCGGGGTGCTGCTGGTCTCGCTGGACCGGATCGTGGTGCGGCCGCTCACCCGCCTCGCCGAGCAGGTCCGCGAGGTCGCCGAGGGCGACTACCAGCACCGGATCACCGGGGCCGGCCCACCGGAGCTCCAGCAGCTCGCCGGCGACGTGGACGCGATGCGCCAGAAGATCGCCAAGGACCTGACCGAGGTCCGCGAGGCCCGGGAAAGCATCGAGTGGGTCAACGGCCAGCTCCAGAAGCAGGCCGAGGAGCTGACCCGCTCCAACCGGGACCTGGAGCAGTTCGCGTACGTCGCCTCGCACGACCTCCAGGAACCGCTGCGCAAGGTGGCCAGCTTCTGCCAGCTGCTCCAGCGCCGGTACGCGGGGCGGCTCGACGAGCGGGCCGACCAGTACATCGCCTTCGCCGTGGACGGTGCGCAGCGGATGCAGCGCCTGATCAACGACCTGCTGGCGTTCTCCCGGATCGGCCGGCTCACCACCGGGTTCACCGAGGTCGACCTGAATCGGGTGATGGGCGACGTGGCCGGCCAGACCGAGTCCGCCCGGCAGTACGCCGACGCCGAGCTGACCTGGGACGAACTGCCGGTGATCCGCGGCGAGGAGCCGCTGCTGACCAACCTGCTGGCCAACCTGGTCAGCAACTCGGTCAAGTTCCGCCGCGCCGACGTCCCGCCCCGGGTGCACGTCTCCGCCCGGCTGGTCGGCGACGAGTGGGAGATCAGCTGCCGGGACAACGGCATCGGGATCGAGCCGGAGTTCGCCGACAAGATCTTCGTGATCTTCCAGCGGCTGCACTCCAAGGACGCGTACCCGGGCACCGGCATCGGCCTGGCGATCGCCAAGAAGATCGTCGAGTACCACGACGGCCGGGTCTGGGTGGACACCGAGACCATCGAGGGCACCACGATCCGGTTCACCCTGCCGGCCCTGCCCGAGGATGTCGAGGCGGCGGAGGCAGCGGCACGGGCGGCCGAGGAAGCGGCGGATCACGAGCCGGGCGACGGTACGGAGCCGACCGGGGACGGCGCGACCGGGGCCGAGCCGCCCCGGCAGGCCGGGCCCGGGCGGAGGAGGGGGCCGACGGGTCCCCGGACAGCGACAGCGCGGGTGACGTGA
- a CDS encoding inositol monophosphatase family protein, with the protein MPDTLLDDVAELLHRAAAEAVLPLFRRLDDADVAEKGPGDLVTVADRRAEELIGAGLRRLRPGSVVVGEEAVAQDPGLLRHLRGTGDVWVVDPVDGTANFAAGRRPFVLMVALLTEGEPVAGWVLDPLAETLGVGRVGEGALLAGRPVRTGDRVPPLGELRGTAMTRFLPPAARRAAEAGGRRIGELLAGQHCAGREYLDLLAGDQQFLLFWHTLPWDHAPGVLLVREAGGVARRFDGGEYHPAEEGDGLLVAANERVWAEVHEALLTT; encoded by the coding sequence GTGCCTGACACCCTGCTGGACGACGTTGCCGAGCTGCTGCACCGGGCCGCGGCCGAGGCGGTGCTGCCGCTGTTCCGCCGGCTGGACGACGCCGACGTCGCCGAGAAGGGGCCGGGCGACCTGGTCACCGTCGCGGACCGGCGGGCCGAGGAGCTGATCGGCGCCGGGCTGCGGCGGCTGCGCCCCGGCTCGGTGGTGGTCGGCGAGGAGGCGGTCGCGCAGGACCCGGGCCTGCTGCGCCACCTGCGCGGGACCGGGGACGTGTGGGTGGTGGACCCGGTCGACGGCACCGCCAACTTCGCCGCCGGACGGCGGCCGTTCGTGCTGATGGTCGCGCTGCTCACCGAGGGCGAGCCGGTCGCGGGGTGGGTGCTCGACCCGCTGGCGGAGACGCTGGGCGTCGGGCGCGTGGGGGAGGGCGCGCTGCTGGCCGGCCGGCCGGTGCGGACAGGTGACCGGGTGCCGCCGCTGGGCGAGCTGCGCGGCACCGCGATGACCCGGTTCCTGCCGCCCGCGGCCCGCCGGGCCGCCGAGGCCGGCGGAAGGCGGATCGGCGAGCTGCTCGCGGGGCAGCACTGCGCCGGCCGGGAGTACCTGGACCTGCTGGCCGGCGACCAGCAGTTCCTGCTGTTCTGGCACACCCTGCCCTGGGACCACGCCCCCGGGGTGCTGCTGGTCCGCGAGGCGGGCGGGGTGGCCCGGCGGTTCGACGGCGGGGAGTACCACCCCGCCGAGGAGGGCGACGGGCTGCTGGTCGCGGCGAACGAGCGGGTCTGGGCCGAGGTCCACGAGGCGCTGTTGACGACCTGA
- a CDS encoding response regulator, protein MTSPADGRSPIEVLLVEDDPGDVLMTQEAFEEHKLRNRLTVVSDGAEALAYLRREGRYADAVLPDLILLDLNLPRRDGREVLAEIKEDEELCRIPVVVLTTSRADEDILRSYQLHANAYVTKPVDFEQFISVVRQIDEFFVSVVKLPPRA, encoded by the coding sequence ATGACCTCGCCGGCGGACGGCAGGAGCCCGATCGAGGTCCTGCTGGTGGAGGACGACCCGGGCGACGTCCTGATGACCCAGGAGGCGTTCGAGGAGCACAAGCTCCGCAACCGGCTGACCGTCGTCTCCGACGGTGCCGAGGCGCTGGCGTACCTGCGCCGGGAGGGCCGGTACGCGGATGCCGTCCTGCCCGACCTGATCCTGCTCGACCTGAACCTGCCCCGCCGGGACGGCCGGGAGGTGCTGGCGGAGATCAAGGAGGACGAGGAGCTCTGCCGCATCCCCGTGGTGGTGCTCACCACGTCCCGGGCCGACGAGGACATCCTGCGCAGCTACCAGTTGCACGCGAACGCGTACGTCACCAAGCCGGTCGACTTCGAGCAGTTCATCTCGGTGGTCCGGCAGATCGACGAGTTCTTCGTCAGCGTGGTGAAGCTGCCGCCGCGTGCCTGA
- a CDS encoding coiled-coil domain-containing protein has translation MLVAVALVLGLAAAPASAEPNEGGSKQLREALEAAAKGHIEAKAKLDNSKRRQQTLAGQLKTVEERLVGLTAQVGEVAAQSYRLGRMSVPALLIQSASPEAFLHRAAELDVMAQRDGRKLRELTDARTEASQAKIAIDIEVREQQKQLAVLAKKKRDAEKALAAVSSGAGSGFSGGSASARPAPRNSDGSWPSESCSVNDPTTSGCITPRTLHALQQAKAAGYKRYVSCYRSGGSGEHPKGRACDFSAATNGFKDETATGGDKAYGDSLANYFKNNASRLGVLYVIWYRQIWMPNTGWRAYSGSGSPAADHTNHVHLSMY, from the coding sequence CTGCTCGTCGCCGTGGCGCTGGTGCTCGGCCTCGCGGCGGCGCCCGCCTCCGCCGAGCCCAACGAGGGCGGCAGCAAGCAGCTCCGCGAGGCGCTGGAGGCCGCCGCCAAGGGGCACATCGAGGCCAAGGCGAAGCTCGACAACTCCAAGCGCCGGCAGCAGACGCTGGCCGGCCAGCTGAAGACGGTCGAGGAGCGGCTGGTGGGGCTGACCGCGCAGGTCGGCGAGGTTGCCGCGCAGTCGTACCGGCTGGGGCGGATGAGCGTGCCGGCGCTGCTGATCCAGAGCGCCTCGCCGGAGGCGTTCCTGCACCGCGCCGCGGAGCTGGACGTGATGGCCCAGCGGGACGGCCGCAAGCTGCGCGAGCTGACCGATGCCCGGACCGAGGCCAGCCAGGCCAAGATCGCCATTGACATCGAGGTCCGCGAGCAGCAGAAGCAGCTCGCGGTGCTGGCCAAGAAGAAGCGGGACGCCGAGAAGGCGCTCGCCGCCGTCAGCTCCGGCGCCGGCTCCGGGTTCAGCGGCGGCTCCGCCTCGGCCCGGCCGGCCCCGCGCAACTCCGACGGGTCCTGGCCGTCCGAGTCCTGCTCGGTGAACGACCCCACCACCTCCGGCTGCATCACCCCCCGTACCCTGCACGCGCTCCAGCAGGCCAAGGCCGCCGGTTACAAGCGGTACGTCTCCTGCTACCGCAGCGGCGGCAGCGGCGAGCATCCCAAGGGCCGGGCCTGCGACTTCTCCGCCGCCACCAACGGCTTCAAGGACGAGACGGCGACGGGCGGGGACAAGGCGTACGGCGACAGCCTGGCGAACTACTTCAAGAACAACGCCAGCCGGCTCGGGGTGCTCTACGTGATCTGGTATCGGCAGATCTGGATGCCGAACACCGGTTGGCGGGCGTACAGCGGCAGCGGCAGCCCGGCCGCCGACCACACGAACCACGTTCACCTCTCGATGTACTGA
- a CDS encoding potassium channel family protein — MSARRGSDNGIVVIGLGRFGSHLAGSLIHLGHEVLGMDRDAERVQRWSSRLDRVAQTDPTEEGALRQLGVADFPRAVVAIGASVEASVLTVLALAELGLPQIWARATSEKHAKILDSVGAHHVIFPEAETGERVAHLIVSKMLDFIEFGDDFAIAKVRVPPPLVGRSLRDLAPADRFGVQVVGAKLPGERFRYAGPDMVLADGSVLIVEGSIAQVQRFAALA, encoded by the coding sequence TTGTCGGCTAGGCGCGGAAGCGATAACGGGATCGTGGTGATCGGGCTCGGCCGTTTCGGCTCCCACCTGGCGGGGTCGCTGATCCACCTCGGCCACGAGGTGCTGGGCATGGACCGCGACGCCGAGCGCGTGCAGCGGTGGTCGTCCCGGCTCGACCGGGTGGCCCAGACGGACCCCACCGAGGAGGGGGCGCTGCGCCAGCTCGGGGTGGCCGACTTCCCGCGGGCGGTGGTCGCCATCGGCGCCTCGGTCGAGGCGAGCGTACTGACCGTGCTGGCCCTGGCCGAGCTGGGCCTGCCGCAGATCTGGGCGCGGGCGACCTCGGAGAAGCACGCGAAGATCCTGGACTCCGTCGGCGCCCATCACGTGATCTTTCCCGAGGCGGAGACGGGCGAACGGGTGGCGCACCTGATCGTCAGCAAGATGCTGGACTTCATCGAGTTCGGCGACGACTTCGCCATCGCCAAGGTACGGGTGCCGCCGCCCCTGGTCGGGCGGTCGCTGCGCGACCTGGCGCCGGCCGACCGCTTCGGGGTGCAGGTGGTGGGGGCGAAGCTGCCCGGCGAGCGGTTCCGGTACGCGGGCCCGGACATGGTGCTCGCCGACGGGAGCGTGCTGATCGTGGAGGGGAGCATCGCCCAGGTGCAGCGCTTCGCGGCGCTGGCCTGA